The genomic interval CAGGGACGAATGCAGGCGACGACGGTTATACCAGCCTTCTACCCAAGAAAAGACAGTCCTACACGTCTCTTCTCTGTTGCCAATGGATCGGTGCAAAGCCAACTCTAACTTCA from Deinococcus misasensis DSM 22328 carries:
- a CDS encoding integrase core domain-containing protein yields the protein MSRKGNCWDNAVVESFFATLKLELALHRSIGNREETCRTVFSWVEGWYNRRRLHSSLGFCSPVEFEEQQCG